Proteins encoded within one genomic window of Thunnus maccoyii chromosome 22, fThuMac1.1, whole genome shotgun sequence:
- the prkd4 gene encoding protein kinase D4 isoform X2, with translation MTPSSPTSLKAPVLVQFQLGLFREVVQVPAGNLSYRHAKRLASEIIERKAPECSLVGVGEKFLLFRHQPTLEQLLHRLTDSDELQNGDLIEVIIAGSATVTEMRIRPHSLVVHSYRSPTFCHHCGEMLWGLVRQGLKCDGCGLDFHKRCAFLLPNDCSRARRQVSTSLSLFPPRRPRTHSLSNQAGGSLEEISMTKPSSRPPSWAEPPVWLGVGNGDWSRAQVPHTFHIHSYTKPTVCQYCHRLLKGLFRQGMQCSDCRFNCHRRCEPLVSRDCPGERRAGVNGEDTAAGHSCQLDAEEDESELSNMTTLKVDDDEMSTDGESMAEAMEVEQPREPMSPCFSSNIPLMRLVQSVHHTKRRAGGVLREGWLLHHTNTDTLRKRHYWILDWKSITLYQNDSSTKFYKEMPLSEVLQVRGPAQLSVPLLPGNSAHSFEVVTASLVYCVVAGENGPAWESAIRQALMPVQSGRGCSKDNKDEVSRRDSVDISSVYQIFTDEVLGSGQFGVVYRGTHRKSGRLVAIKVIDKTRFPTKQERQLRNEVAILQSLSHLGVVLLEGMFETAVYVFVVMEKLHGDMLEMILSSERGRLPERNTRFLVTQILEALRYLHLKHIAHCDLKPENVLLASADPFPQVKLCDFGFARIIGEKSFRRSVVGTPAYLAPEVISSNGYNRSLDMWSVGVIMYVSLSGTFPFNEDEDIRQQITNAAFMYPKHLWASISLEAVSLINNLLQVSVRRRYSVGKALGHPWLQDFQVWCDLREFEHKMGCRYLTHQSDEERWRRYALEKGLDFPFYPDNKPDM, from the exons A TGACTCCCTCCAGTCCTACCAGTCTCAAGGCGCCGGTGCTGGTCCAGTTTCAGCTCGGCCTGTTCAGGGAGGTGGTCCAAGTCCCTGCTGGCAACCTCAGCTATCGCCATGCCAAGAGGCTGGCTTCAGAGATCATAGAGCGCAag gcTCCAGAGTGCAGCTTGGTGGGCGTCGGAGAGAAGTTCCTGCTGTTCAGACATCAGCCCACATTAGAGCAGCTGCTGCACCGCCTGACAGACAGTGACGAGCTGCAGAACGGGGACCTCATTGAGGTCATCATCGCAG GATCGGCCACGGTGACTGAGATGAGGATCCGTCCGCACTCTCTGGTGGTGCACTCGTACCGGAGTCCCACTTTCTGTCACCACTGTGGAGAGATGCTGTGGGGTCTCGTACGCCAGGGATTAAAATGTGACG GTTGTGGATTAGACTTCCATAAACGTTGTGCTTTCCTGTTGCCCAACGACTGCAGTCGAGCGCGGCGACAGGTCAGCACTAGCCTCTCCTTGTTCCCTCCACGACGACCCCGCACACACTCCCTGTCCAATCAGGCGGGAGGCAGTCTGGAAGAG ATCAGCATGACCAAGCCCTCGTCCAGGCCTCCGTCCTGGGCAGAACCTCCGGTCTGGCTGGGGGTCGGAAACGGTGACTGGAGCAGGGCTCAGGTCCCGCACACCTTTCACATCCACAGCTACACCAAACCCACCGTCTGTCAGTACTGCCACCGGCTGCTCAAAGGTCTCTTCAGACAGGGGATGCAGTGCTCAG acTGCAGGTTTAACTGCCATCGGCGCTGCGAGCCGCTGGTCTCCAGAGACTGTCCAGGAGAGCGGAGAGCGGGCGTCAACGGGGAAG ACACAGCGGCGGGTCACAGCTGCCAGCTAGACGCAGAGGAGGATGAGTCAGAGCTCAGCAACATGACAACACTAAAAGTCGATGATGATGAGATGTCCACCGACGGCGAATCGATGGCTGAGGCCATGGAAGTCGAGCAACCACGAGAGCCAATGAG TCCGTGTTTCAGCAGCAACATCCCTCTGATGAGGCTCGTCCAGTCGGTGCATCACACTAAGAGGAGAGCCGGTGGAGTCCTGAGAGAGGGGTGGCTGCTGCATCACACCAACACTGACACACTG AGGAAACGTCATTACTGGATCTTGGACTGGAAGAGCATCACTCTGTACCAGAATGACAGCAGCACCAAGTTTTACAAG GAGATGCCTCTGTCTGAGGTGCTGCAGGTCCGAGGCCCCGCCCAGCTCTCCGTTCCCTTGTTGCCAGGCAACAGCGCCCACTCCTTCGAGGTGGTGACGGCCTCGCTGGTGTACTGCGTGGTGGCCGGCGAGAACGGGCCGGCCTGGGAGAGCGCCATCCGTCAGGCTCTGATGCCCGTGCAGAGCGGCAGAGGATGCAGCAAAGACAACAAAG ATGAAGTTTCTCGCAGAGACAGCGTG gacaTCAGCTCAGTGTATCAGATCTTCACAGATGAGGTTCTGGGTTCAGGACAGTTTGGAGTGGTGTACAGAG GTACTCACAGGAAGTCTGGTCGACTGGTTGCCATCAAAGTCATTGACAAGACGCGCTTCCCCACCAAACAAGAGAGACAGCTGAGGAATGAAGTAGCCATCTTGCAg AGTCTGTCCCACCTCGGCGTGGTCCTGTTGGAGGGGATGTTTGAGACCGCCGTGTACGTCTTCGTCGTCATGGAGAAGCTCCACGGAGACATGCTGGAGATGATTCTGTCCAGCGAGAGAGGACGACTCCCTGAACGCAACACTCGCTTCCTGGTCACGCAG ATCCTGGAGGCTCTGCGGTATCTGCATTTAAAACATATCGCTCATTGTGACCTGAAACCTGAGAATGTGTTGCTGGCGTCTGCGGACCCTTTCCCTCAG GTGAAACTGTGCGACTTCGGCTTCGCCCGCATCATCGGCGAGAAGTCGTTCCGTCGCTCCGTCGTGGGCACGCCCGCCTACCTGGCGCCCGAGGTCATCAGCTCCAACGGCTACAACCGCTCGCTGGACATGTGGTCCGTGGGGGTCATCATGTACGTCAGCCTGAGCGGCACCTTCCCCTTCAACGAGGACGAGGACATCAGGCAGCAGATCACAAACGCTGCCTTCATGTACCCGAAACATCTCTGGGCCTCCATCTCACTGGAGg cGGTGAGTCTCATCAATAACCTTCTGCAGGTGTCGGTGAGACGGAGGTACAGCGTTGGCAAAGCGCTGGGACACCCCTGGCTGCAG gacTTCCAGGTGTGGTGCGACCTCCGAGAGTTCGAGCACAAGATGGGCTGCAGGTATCTGACGCACCAAAGCGACGAGGAACGCTGGAGGCGCTACGCCCTGGAGAAAGGCCTGGACTTCCCCTTCTACCCCGACAACAAGCCTGACATGTGA
- the prkd4 gene encoding protein kinase D4 isoform X1, which yields MSAVTPSSPTSLKAPVLVQFQLGLFREVVQVPAGNLSYRHAKRLASEIIERKAPECSLVGVGEKFLLFRHQPTLEQLLHRLTDSDELQNGDLIEVIIAGSATVTEMRIRPHSLVVHSYRSPTFCHHCGEMLWGLVRQGLKCDGCGLDFHKRCAFLLPNDCSRARRQVSTSLSLFPPRRPRTHSLSNQAGGSLEEISMTKPSSRPPSWAEPPVWLGVGNGDWSRAQVPHTFHIHSYTKPTVCQYCHRLLKGLFRQGMQCSDCRFNCHRRCEPLVSRDCPGERRAGVNGEDTAAGHSCQLDAEEDESELSNMTTLKVDDDEMSTDGESMAEAMEVEQPREPMSPCFSSNIPLMRLVQSVHHTKRRAGGVLREGWLLHHTNTDTLRKRHYWILDWKSITLYQNDSSTKFYKEMPLSEVLQVRGPAQLSVPLLPGNSAHSFEVVTASLVYCVVAGENGPAWESAIRQALMPVQSGRGCSKDNKDEVSRRDSVDISSVYQIFTDEVLGSGQFGVVYRGTHRKSGRLVAIKVIDKTRFPTKQERQLRNEVAILQSLSHLGVVLLEGMFETAVYVFVVMEKLHGDMLEMILSSERGRLPERNTRFLVTQILEALRYLHLKHIAHCDLKPENVLLASADPFPQVKLCDFGFARIIGEKSFRRSVVGTPAYLAPEVISSNGYNRSLDMWSVGVIMYVSLSGTFPFNEDEDIRQQITNAAFMYPKHLWASISLEAVSLINNLLQVSVRRRYSVGKALGHPWLQDFQVWCDLREFEHKMGCRYLTHQSDEERWRRYALEKGLDFPFYPDNKPDM from the exons ATGTCCGCAGTGACTCCCTCCAGTCCTACCAGTCTCAAGGCGCCGGTGCTGGTCCAGTTTCAGCTCGGCCTGTTCAGGGAGGTGGTCCAAGTCCCTGCTGGCAACCTCAGCTATCGCCATGCCAAGAGGCTGGCTTCAGAGATCATAGAGCGCAag gcTCCAGAGTGCAGCTTGGTGGGCGTCGGAGAGAAGTTCCTGCTGTTCAGACATCAGCCCACATTAGAGCAGCTGCTGCACCGCCTGACAGACAGTGACGAGCTGCAGAACGGGGACCTCATTGAGGTCATCATCGCAG GATCGGCCACGGTGACTGAGATGAGGATCCGTCCGCACTCTCTGGTGGTGCACTCGTACCGGAGTCCCACTTTCTGTCACCACTGTGGAGAGATGCTGTGGGGTCTCGTACGCCAGGGATTAAAATGTGACG GTTGTGGATTAGACTTCCATAAACGTTGTGCTTTCCTGTTGCCCAACGACTGCAGTCGAGCGCGGCGACAGGTCAGCACTAGCCTCTCCTTGTTCCCTCCACGACGACCCCGCACACACTCCCTGTCCAATCAGGCGGGAGGCAGTCTGGAAGAG ATCAGCATGACCAAGCCCTCGTCCAGGCCTCCGTCCTGGGCAGAACCTCCGGTCTGGCTGGGGGTCGGAAACGGTGACTGGAGCAGGGCTCAGGTCCCGCACACCTTTCACATCCACAGCTACACCAAACCCACCGTCTGTCAGTACTGCCACCGGCTGCTCAAAGGTCTCTTCAGACAGGGGATGCAGTGCTCAG acTGCAGGTTTAACTGCCATCGGCGCTGCGAGCCGCTGGTCTCCAGAGACTGTCCAGGAGAGCGGAGAGCGGGCGTCAACGGGGAAG ACACAGCGGCGGGTCACAGCTGCCAGCTAGACGCAGAGGAGGATGAGTCAGAGCTCAGCAACATGACAACACTAAAAGTCGATGATGATGAGATGTCCACCGACGGCGAATCGATGGCTGAGGCCATGGAAGTCGAGCAACCACGAGAGCCAATGAG TCCGTGTTTCAGCAGCAACATCCCTCTGATGAGGCTCGTCCAGTCGGTGCATCACACTAAGAGGAGAGCCGGTGGAGTCCTGAGAGAGGGGTGGCTGCTGCATCACACCAACACTGACACACTG AGGAAACGTCATTACTGGATCTTGGACTGGAAGAGCATCACTCTGTACCAGAATGACAGCAGCACCAAGTTTTACAAG GAGATGCCTCTGTCTGAGGTGCTGCAGGTCCGAGGCCCCGCCCAGCTCTCCGTTCCCTTGTTGCCAGGCAACAGCGCCCACTCCTTCGAGGTGGTGACGGCCTCGCTGGTGTACTGCGTGGTGGCCGGCGAGAACGGGCCGGCCTGGGAGAGCGCCATCCGTCAGGCTCTGATGCCCGTGCAGAGCGGCAGAGGATGCAGCAAAGACAACAAAG ATGAAGTTTCTCGCAGAGACAGCGTG gacaTCAGCTCAGTGTATCAGATCTTCACAGATGAGGTTCTGGGTTCAGGACAGTTTGGAGTGGTGTACAGAG GTACTCACAGGAAGTCTGGTCGACTGGTTGCCATCAAAGTCATTGACAAGACGCGCTTCCCCACCAAACAAGAGAGACAGCTGAGGAATGAAGTAGCCATCTTGCAg AGTCTGTCCCACCTCGGCGTGGTCCTGTTGGAGGGGATGTTTGAGACCGCCGTGTACGTCTTCGTCGTCATGGAGAAGCTCCACGGAGACATGCTGGAGATGATTCTGTCCAGCGAGAGAGGACGACTCCCTGAACGCAACACTCGCTTCCTGGTCACGCAG ATCCTGGAGGCTCTGCGGTATCTGCATTTAAAACATATCGCTCATTGTGACCTGAAACCTGAGAATGTGTTGCTGGCGTCTGCGGACCCTTTCCCTCAG GTGAAACTGTGCGACTTCGGCTTCGCCCGCATCATCGGCGAGAAGTCGTTCCGTCGCTCCGTCGTGGGCACGCCCGCCTACCTGGCGCCCGAGGTCATCAGCTCCAACGGCTACAACCGCTCGCTGGACATGTGGTCCGTGGGGGTCATCATGTACGTCAGCCTGAGCGGCACCTTCCCCTTCAACGAGGACGAGGACATCAGGCAGCAGATCACAAACGCTGCCTTCATGTACCCGAAACATCTCTGGGCCTCCATCTCACTGGAGg cGGTGAGTCTCATCAATAACCTTCTGCAGGTGTCGGTGAGACGGAGGTACAGCGTTGGCAAAGCGCTGGGACACCCCTGGCTGCAG gacTTCCAGGTGTGGTGCGACCTCCGAGAGTTCGAGCACAAGATGGGCTGCAGGTATCTGACGCACCAAAGCGACGAGGAACGCTGGAGGCGCTACGCCCTGGAGAAAGGCCTGGACTTCCCCTTCTACCCCGACAACAAGCCTGACATGTGA